From the Alkaliphilus flagellatus genome, the window CAGAATTATACGATTTAGCATCTTTAGATGATAGCTCAGATCATTACGATGAGATAGTAGGGCTAATAAACCATCTAAAGGAATATACAAAATATCATTTTGATTATGAAGAACTATGTATGCACAAGGTTAACTATAGGGATATTGAAAGTCATAAAATAGAGCACCAACGTTTTATTGATAAGTTAAATGAAACTGAAGCTAAGGATATAGATTTAAATCAAAAACAAGTAGTTTTAGATATGATAGACTTCATTATTAACTGGGTATCTGGTCATATAGTTGGAACAGACTTTAAATATAAAGATCTACTTATCGAGAAACTAGGAAAGTAGATAGAGTTTATAATAATAAGAGCTAACAATAGTTTTGCTAGCTCTTATTATTTTGTAATTATATTAAATATTAAATATAGTTTAGACCTAATAATAGTTACAATATTTGAACATACAAGGAGGAAAGACTTTGAAGAAAATTAAATATTTTAGTATTTCTAAGAAAGTAATAGCTTCTATAACTTTAACTGTAATTATTTCTTACGTGTTTTTATTTACATCTGTATTAATAAACGTTAAGAATAACAGTTTAAAGATGGCAATTAAATTTTCTAAGGAAAATGCTCTGTACAATGGATCTATTATAAAGGCAAGAGTAGATCAGACCACCTCGCTTCTAAAAGTCATAAGTAACACTTTAACTGCTACAGAAGAAATTAATATAGATGAAACTTTTAAAACGATCTTAGAAGATAATCCTTATATGGCTAGTTTAACGTTATTGTTGGAGCCGGATGCTATAAAAGATAATAATTACGAAACTGCTTATGTAGTTGCTAATCAGGATGGGAAAATAGTAATAGTCGATAAAGAAAAAGAGTACCTAAGTGTCCAACAAGATTGGTATAGTATAGCTAAGGATATAGGCAAACCAAATGCAATAGAGGTATTTGCTAAATTAGATGACGAAAAATCCAACAATAAAGTTAGAATATCTCTACCTATTTATAATAAAAATCAATTTATAGGGGTTATTGCTGGGGATATTGAACTAGACTTTTTACAAGAACAAGTTTTGCAGTATACTCTAGAAGGTGGGGTGGGTATGCTAATTTCGAGTAAAGGTGATTATTTAGCTCATACAGGTAGACCTCAGGATGTTACAAAGAGTATATTACAAGAAGAAGAAAAAATATGGCAAGAAACAGCTGAGGATATATTAGATGGTAGGGAAGTTATAACTCAGGGAAGAGCCGTAAAGAATAACAAAGAAGTTTTAAGGGTTTTAGTGCCGATTGAGTTTGATGATCTAGATATCCATTGGACTTATGGAGCTGTTCTTTTTTTTGAGAACATTTTGGTAGAGTATTATAAATTAAGATCCTTAATTATTATCATTGCTAGTATAGGAATGACAATAATTTTAGCCACACTTGTAGTTATTACCAATAAAATAACAAAACCGCTTTTATATACTAACGATTTATTATTAAAAATATCTAAGGGGCATCTTAATATAGAGGTAGAAGAAACAAAAAGTAAAGATGAAACAGGAATATTAATTAGTTCCCTTAAAACTATGATTACAAACTTAACTACTATTGCAAAGAACCTAATAATGGAATCGCAAAATATAAATACTGTTATAGATGACGTAGAGAAAACTCTAGTTAATCTTAAAAACGAAACTGATGAAACCTCTGCGGCTACCCAGCAACTTTCTTCAAGTATGGAAGAAACATCATCTTCTATACAAGAAGTATATGGTGTGTCTACAGAGATTAGAAAAATAGTAGGAAATATGTCAGAAAGAATAATTGAAGGAGAGGAATCTGTTAACCATATATATAAGAGAGCAATCACTATTAAGGAAGATGCTATTAGCTCTACAAATGAAGCTATCCATATATATGAAAGCAGTAGAGTTTCTTTAGAAAAAGCTTTAGAAGAGTCTAGAGCAGTACAAAAAATAGAAGAATTCGCTAAGGTAATTGAAGAAATATCGGATCAAACAAATCTATTGGCTTTAAATGCCTCAATTGAAGCCGCAAGATCCGGTACAGCTGGGCACGGGTTTGCGGTAGTAGCAGATGAAATAAGAAAGTTATCTGAAAATACTAAAGGTGCTATAGGAGAAGTAAAAGAAGTTATAAAGCTGGTTACTAATGGAGTTGAAGATTTACAAGTAAATTCAAGAAACATATTACAATTTATAGAAGATAAAGTAAAAACAAACTATGAGCAATTTCAAATAATAGGAGAACAGTATAGTAATGATGCTGACTTTGTAAATAGTTTAATAGTAGAGTTTAACGGATATGCTAATTCCTTAAAAGATTGGATAGATAGAATAAATGCATCTATAGATGAAATAATTTCAGCCATAGAAGAAGGATCAGCCGGAACAGCAGATATATCATTAAGGAATTTAAACATATCTGAGGGTGTAGGAAGTGTGGTAGAAGAGATGGGTAAAGTGCTTCAGACGGCCAAGAGGTTAGAGGAAATGTCTAGGGCATTTAAAATCTAAAAATATGGATAGTAGAATTTATAAATTTTAACACATGAATCTCCTTTTTATTTAATAAACATATAATACTAAGTAGAAAGACTTACCTATGGAAAGGATGGTGAAGACCTCTACTTTAGTAGGGGGGCTTATGCAAAAAACCTTTGTGCTTGATACCAGTGTGTTGCTTCATGATCCGAGAAGTTTATATGCTTTTGGAGATAATTTGATTATTATTCCAGCAGTTGTTATAGAAGAAATAGATACAAAGAAGAATTTGTTAGATATTATTGGAAGAAATGCTAGAGAAGTTGCTAGAGAGTTAGATCATTTAAGAGAGCAAAATAGCTTAAGCAAAGGTGTGAGGTTAGAAAACGGTGGAACATTGAAGGTAGAGTTAAATCATAAAAGTTTTAGTCATGTTGCCGAATGGTTTAATGAAGTTAACAATGATAATCGGATTTTAGCTGTTACTTTAAATTTACAACTGGAAAACGAGAATAAAGGTATACAAAATATGGTGGTGCTTGTTAGCAAAGATGCAATAATGAGAATTAAGGCAGATAGCTTAGGTATAGAAAGCCAAGATTATCTACATGATAAAATCGAATATACATATGAGACCTATGTTGGTTATAAGGAATACAGAGTTTCTTCAACATTGATTGATCAGTTTTATGAAAAAGGATATTTAGACTATCATTATTTTGATGATATAGGACTTCTCTCTAATCAATTTCTTATATTAAAAGGAGAAGATTCGCCTAATAAGTCGGCTGTCGGAAGGTTTGATAAACTAACAGGAAAAATCAAAGCCTTAGTTTTTGGAGAAAATAGCTACTGGGGAATAAAGGGAAGAAATGCAGAGCAGCGGATGGCATTAGAAGTATTATTAAATGATGATATTAAGCTAGTAACTTTAACGGGAAAGGCGGGGACTGGAAAAACCTTATTATCACTAGCTGCAGGACTATATAAAACCAACGACGAAAGAATCTATAAAAAATTATTGATTACAAAGCCAGTTATTCCAGTAGGTAGGGATATAGGGTATTTGCCAGGAGATAAAAATGAAAAGCTTAGACCATGGGTTCAACCTATTTATGATAACCTTGAACTACTATTGGGAACAAAATCATTTACAAAGCTAGAAGATACGTTAGTTGGAATGAATAGAATAGAAATTGAAGCTCTTACGTATATTAGAGGAAGGAGTGTGCCAAATCAGTTTATTATAATTGATGAAGCACAAAACCTAACTAGACATGAAGTAAAAACGATTATTACTCGTGTTGGAGAAGGCAGTAAAATAGTTTTAATGGGAGATACAGAGCAAATAGACCATCCTTATTTAGATAGTGAATGCAATGGATTAACTTATATTATTAATAAGTTTAAAGAGGAGAATTTATCGGCTCATGTGACATTTAGAAAGGTCGAGCGTTCTTCTTTAGCTCAATTAGCAGCAGATATTTTATAACCCATAGGAAAGTATAAAATTTCTTAATGTACATTTTTTGTAAATGGGTTTTAATAAAGGATTATTTGACTAAAAACACTCTGACAGAAGCCTTTGTTATAAGAAGCACTGTGTATAGTATAGTAAAAAATGGATAACATTATAGATAAAATCGGATAAAATATCAAAATCCAGGGGGAGGAATCTATAATGGAAGAAAAAGATATAACTAGAAAAAAAGAAAAAAGCTTTGGCAGCTTAGTAAGTGCTTTAGGAAATTTATATAATAGAGTTAATCAGACAAATAATCAAGCAGTAGATGAGGATAAAGAACTTGCTAAATGTGTAATGCAGGCATATGAAGAGTGGCAAAGTGCAGAAAATTTCTTTCATAGTGTAGCTGATCCTGATTTAGTAGACCACGCTATATATAAATTAGAAGCTACTAAGGCAAGATATATTTACTTGCTTAAACAAGCAAAGGCTAATGGCATTAGAATGAACTCTCATTAATGCAAGGCAACATACTTTTCTAATTATGGATGGTTTAAAAAAAGCAGAAGTATAGCAGTATTTTAAGTACTTGAAGTTTAAAAGAAAAGCTTAAGAATTTAAGTGCCACAGGAGTCTATGCCATAACATCAGAGGACTTTTTTCATTAGAGTATCATATTATTATATAAAGAATTATATAATATAAGGAGTAGTACATGTACTACTCCTTATATTTATGTATAATAGTATATAACTTGGTTTAATAAATAGATATTGGAGGAACTTAATATGGG encodes:
- a CDS encoding methyl-accepting chemotaxis protein — translated: MKKIKYFSISKKVIASITLTVIISYVFLFTSVLINVKNNSLKMAIKFSKENALYNGSIIKARVDQTTSLLKVISNTLTATEEINIDETFKTILEDNPYMASLTLLLEPDAIKDNNYETAYVVANQDGKIVIVDKEKEYLSVQQDWYSIAKDIGKPNAIEVFAKLDDEKSNNKVRISLPIYNKNQFIGVIAGDIELDFLQEQVLQYTLEGGVGMLISSKGDYLAHTGRPQDVTKSILQEEEKIWQETAEDILDGREVITQGRAVKNNKEVLRVLVPIEFDDLDIHWTYGAVLFFENILVEYYKLRSLIIIIASIGMTIILATLVVITNKITKPLLYTNDLLLKISKGHLNIEVEETKSKDETGILISSLKTMITNLTTIAKNLIMESQNINTVIDDVEKTLVNLKNETDETSAATQQLSSSMEETSSSIQEVYGVSTEIRKIVGNMSERIIEGEESVNHIYKRAITIKEDAISSTNEAIHIYESSRVSLEKALEESRAVQKIEEFAKVIEEISDQTNLLALNASIEAARSGTAGHGFAVVADEIRKLSENTKGAIGEVKEVIKLVTNGVEDLQVNSRNILQFIEDKVKTNYEQFQIIGEQYSNDADFVNSLIVEFNGYANSLKDWIDRINASIDEIISAIEEGSAGTADISLRNLNISEGVGSVVEEMGKVLQTAKRLEEMSRAFKI
- a CDS encoding YaaL family protein, translated to MEEKDITRKKEKSFGSLVSALGNLYNRVNQTNNQAVDEDKELAKCVMQAYEEWQSAENFFHSVADPDLVDHAIYKLEATKARYIYLLKQAKANGIRMNSH
- a CDS encoding bacteriohemerythrin; amino-acid sequence: MIFKWKDRFNTGIDEIDKQHKRLFEIGAELYDLASLDDSSDHYDEIVGLINHLKEYTKYHFDYEELCMHKVNYRDIESHKIEHQRFIDKLNETEAKDIDLNQKQVVLDMIDFIINWVSGHIVGTDFKYKDLLIEKLGK
- a CDS encoding PhoH family protein — translated: MQKTFVLDTSVLLHDPRSLYAFGDNLIIIPAVVIEEIDTKKNLLDIIGRNAREVARELDHLREQNSLSKGVRLENGGTLKVELNHKSFSHVAEWFNEVNNDNRILAVTLNLQLENENKGIQNMVVLVSKDAIMRIKADSLGIESQDYLHDKIEYTYETYVGYKEYRVSSTLIDQFYEKGYLDYHYFDDIGLLSNQFLILKGEDSPNKSAVGRFDKLTGKIKALVFGENSYWGIKGRNAEQRMALEVLLNDDIKLVTLTGKAGTGKTLLSLAAGLYKTNDERIYKKLLITKPVIPVGRDIGYLPGDKNEKLRPWVQPIYDNLELLLGTKSFTKLEDTLVGMNRIEIEALTYIRGRSVPNQFIIIDEAQNLTRHEVKTIITRVGEGSKIVLMGDTEQIDHPYLDSECNGLTYIINKFKEENLSAHVTFRKVERSSLAQLAADIL